One window from the genome of Aminivibrio pyruvatiphilus encodes:
- a CDS encoding YerC/YecD family TrpR-related protein produces MVEKWKDKLTDQLCQALLSLETPEEIYSFLEDVATIGEIRALAQRLEVSRLLSEGYTYPQIAQQTGASTATISRVKKFLEYGADGYKIVLERLRKEES; encoded by the coding sequence ATGGTCGAAAAATGGAAGGATAAATTGACGGATCAGCTCTGCCAAGCGCTTCTCTCCCTCGAAACTCCGGAGGAAATTTACAGTTTCCTCGAAGACGTGGCAACCATTGGGGAAATCAGGGCTCTGGCCCAGCGGCTTGAAGTGTCCCGGCTCCTCAGCGAGGGATACACATACCCCCAGATTGCCCAGCAGACAGGCGCCAGCACCGCCACAATCAGCCGGGTGAAAAAATTTCTGGAATACGGAGCTGACGGCTACAAGATAGTGCTTGAAAGGCTGCGGAAGGAAGAATCCTGA
- the purB gene encoding adenylosuccinate lyase, translating to MIGRYQTAEMKAIWSEECKFRAWLEVELAVCRVWMEKGIIPADAYTDICEKASFDIGRINEIEEQVHHDVIAFVSAVAEKVGENGRYIHLGLTSSDVIDTASSLSLKRSFSIVKEKTAALMGAIAERAEEFKYTPCVGRTHGIHGEPTTFGLKLLNWLYQLQRDTERLELAEEQVSYGKISGAVGTYAHCEPSVERRVCDLLGLKPSLVSTQILQRDRHSNAMNTLALLGGALDRFATEIRHLQRTEVMEAMEPFGAKQKGSSAMPHKRNPILCERISGMSRLLRGYALTAMENMTLWHERDISHSSAERVIWPDAFHLITYMLSKMTYIVKNMVVNTSKMRENLDITRGLVFSQRILLDLVERFGLPREEAYAIVQENAMKCWSGGKSFQELLLEDERIASRLSPEDLEGLFSTDHYFRWVDEIFARFRR from the coding sequence ATGATCGGGAGATACCAAACAGCAGAAATGAAAGCCATCTGGAGCGAAGAGTGCAAATTCCGAGCCTGGCTGGAAGTGGAGCTCGCCGTTTGCAGGGTCTGGATGGAAAAGGGAATCATCCCTGCGGATGCCTACACGGACATCTGTGAAAAAGCCTCTTTTGACATCGGGAGAATCAACGAGATAGAGGAGCAGGTGCACCATGATGTCATCGCCTTTGTTTCCGCCGTCGCCGAAAAAGTCGGGGAAAACGGCAGATACATCCATCTCGGCCTGACAAGCAGCGATGTGATTGACACTGCGTCCTCCCTGTCGCTGAAACGCTCTTTCTCCATAGTGAAAGAAAAAACCGCAGCCCTGATGGGCGCCATAGCCGAGCGGGCAGAAGAATTCAAATACACCCCCTGCGTCGGGCGAACTCACGGGATCCACGGCGAACCCACCACTTTCGGGCTGAAACTCCTCAACTGGCTCTACCAGCTCCAGAGGGACACGGAAAGGCTGGAACTGGCGGAAGAACAGGTCAGCTACGGCAAAATTTCAGGGGCAGTGGGAACCTACGCCCACTGCGAACCTTCTGTGGAACGGAGAGTGTGCGACCTTCTCGGACTCAAACCCTCTCTGGTTTCAACCCAGATTCTCCAGAGAGACAGGCACAGCAACGCAATGAACACACTTGCCCTCCTCGGAGGCGCTCTCGACCGATTTGCAACAGAAATCCGCCATCTGCAGAGAACGGAAGTTATGGAGGCAATGGAACCCTTCGGCGCAAAACAGAAAGGTTCGAGCGCCATGCCCCACAAGAGAAACCCCATCCTGTGCGAGCGCATTTCCGGAATGAGCCGGCTCCTGAGAGGATACGCCCTCACCGCCATGGAGAACATGACCCTCTGGCATGAACGGGATATAAGCCATTCCTCCGCTGAAAGAGTCATCTGGCCGGATGCTTTTCACCTGATCACCTATATGCTCTCAAAAATGACATATATTGTTAAAAATATGGTTGTAAATACCTCTAAAATGAGAGAAAATCTGGATATAACCCGGGGACTCGTTTTCAGCCAGCGTATTCTCCTCGATCTGGTCGAGCGGTTCGGCCTTCCGAGGGAAGAAGCCTACGCCATAGTTCAGGAAAACGCGATGAAATGCTGGTCAGGGGGAAAATCTTTCCAGGAGCTGCTCCTTGAAGATGAACGGATCGCATCCCGTCTTTCCCCGGAGGACCTGGAGGGCCTTTTTTCAACCGATCACTATTTCCGCTGGGTTGACGAGATATTCGCACGTTTCCGCCGGTAA
- a CDS encoding endonuclease III domain-containing protein, translating to MAKSSFPRPAAIDEVFDGLEKMWGNESAPPDLAHEEPLDGLVLTLLSQNTNDRNRDRAFDALKARFPEWNAAAGASSEDIAECIRPAGLAKTKSERLLRILDTIRKTFGTYSLKELRGWEGTKVREYLSSLPGIGAKTIACVMLFDLGKPAFPVDTHIARFCRRMEWVSEKTAPEEMQVLLEKWVPRERFYGGHINIIEHGRGVCGARKPACGKCRISGLCPYNGKNGPLS from the coding sequence ATGGCGAAGAGTAGCTTTCCCCGACCCGCCGCAATCGACGAGGTATTTGACGGCCTGGAAAAGATGTGGGGGAATGAATCGGCTCCTCCGGACCTGGCTCATGAGGAACCCCTCGACGGGCTTGTGCTGACCCTGCTTTCCCAGAACACCAATGACCGAAACAGGGACAGGGCCTTTGACGCTCTCAAGGCCCGCTTTCCGGAATGGAACGCAGCAGCCGGTGCTTCCTCCGAAGACATCGCCGAATGCATCAGGCCCGCCGGGCTGGCGAAAACAAAATCGGAAAGACTGCTCCGCATCCTCGATACGATCAGGAAAACCTTTGGGACCTACTCGCTGAAGGAACTCAGGGGCTGGGAAGGCACGAAGGTCAGGGAATACCTTTCCTCGCTGCCGGGTATCGGCGCAAAAACCATCGCCTGCGTCATGCTGTTCGATCTCGGGAAACCGGCTTTTCCTGTGGACACCCACATTGCAAGGTTCTGCAGACGCATGGAGTGGGTTTCGGAAAAGACCGCGCCGGAAGAAATGCAGGTTCTCCTCGAGAAATGGGTTCCCCGGGAGCGTTTTTACGGGGGACACATTAATATCATCGAACACGGCAGGGGCGTCTGCGGTGCAAGAAAACCGGCCTGCGGAAAATGCCGGATCTCCGGACTCTGTCCCTATAACGGAAAAAACGGGCCCCTCTCATGA
- a CDS encoding DUF4416 family protein, producing MERNSDGTLFYPVKLVVGVLYPDENRWIWTAEKLSALWGLPEDVSSEFPFTVTDYYTDISPVLFRRFLSFPGLRDGGALPEWKRAACRLENESGAPRAVNIDPGYVNGARLVLASTKDHAHRVYIGGGIHGEVTLRFRFKKWESFDYTFPDFAQGLYDGFLSAVRKKWILEMESRRSKK from the coding sequence ATGGAAAGGAATTCTGACGGTACGCTGTTTTATCCCGTTAAACTTGTCGTGGGTGTTCTCTACCCGGACGAAAACCGCTGGATCTGGACGGCGGAGAAACTCTCGGCCCTCTGGGGATTACCAGAAGATGTCAGTTCCGAGTTTCCCTTCACCGTCACGGACTATTACACCGACATTTCCCCCGTCCTGTTCCGCCGGTTTCTTTCCTTTCCGGGTCTTCGTGACGGCGGGGCTCTGCCGGAATGGAAACGGGCCGCCTGCCGGCTCGAGAATGAGAGCGGCGCCCCGAGAGCGGTGAACATCGATCCGGGGTATGTGAACGGAGCGCGGCTGGTGCTTGCCTCGACCAAGGACCACGCGCATCGGGTGTACATCGGCGGAGGAATTCACGGCGAAGTGACCCTCCGTTTCCGATTCAAGAAATGGGAGTCCTTCGACTACACCTTTCCCGATTTTGCACAAGGCCTGTATGACGGTTTTCTTTCAGCCGTAAGGAAAAAATGGATCCTGGAAATGGAATCGAGGAGGAGCAAAAAATGA
- a CDS encoding pyridoxal phosphate-dependent aminotransferase: MPLYLDKNENPFQTPKEIRDAVAKKISGLQFNRYPDPGYPFLKRKLAGLADLSPESVVIGNGGDEILGMVFSRFVRPGDQVLTFSPTFSEYYRLSRLAGARHITLPIHLEGEEPVFPAGAFLEAVEKEKPALVLLDTPNNPTGKSLPSSFIGDVIARSESFVVVDEAYGEFGESTFLAGLSGARVPDNVIVLKTLSKAWGMAGVRFGWAYCGASAASALEEARSPFNVGIFTEAAAEVVLEYPGFPALSAERVKKLRDVVREGINTLEGWKAFGSDGNFLLLRLPVPEGEVRSAAEGRFCFKFLDLTPETGDGRCWIRLTIGTEDEMTEVLRFFSSLGNNPERFRSRGGAIDGRKMEG, from the coding sequence ATGCCCCTATATCTGGACAAAAATGAAAATCCTTTCCAGACGCCGAAGGAAATCAGGGATGCTGTTGCGAAAAAGATTTCCGGTCTTCAGTTTAACAGGTACCCTGATCCGGGGTACCCTTTCCTGAAGCGTAAGCTCGCCGGTCTTGCAGACCTTTCTCCGGAATCCGTGGTGATCGGCAACGGCGGCGATGAAATCCTCGGGATGGTTTTCTCCCGCTTTGTACGCCCCGGAGATCAGGTTCTGACGTTTTCTCCCACTTTTTCAGAGTATTACAGGCTGTCCCGACTCGCCGGAGCGAGGCATATTACTCTTCCCATCCACCTGGAGGGGGAGGAACCGGTTTTTCCCGCCGGGGCTTTTCTCGAAGCGGTTGAAAAGGAAAAGCCGGCTCTTGTTCTTCTCGACACGCCGAACAACCCCACCGGAAAAAGCCTGCCTTCTTCTTTTATCGGAGATGTAATTGCCCGAAGTGAGTCCTTCGTGGTAGTTGATGAAGCCTACGGAGAATTCGGAGAAAGCACCTTTCTGGCGGGCCTTTCAGGGGCCCGGGTTCCTGACAACGTTATAGTTCTGAAGACGCTCTCTAAGGCATGGGGAATGGCCGGGGTGCGCTTCGGATGGGCATACTGCGGAGCTTCTGCCGCATCCGCCCTGGAAGAGGCGAGGAGTCCCTTCAATGTGGGAATTTTTACGGAAGCTGCGGCGGAGGTTGTCCTGGAATATCCCGGGTTCCCGGCCCTCTCCGCTGAAAGAGTGAAGAAACTGAGGGATGTTGTCCGGGAAGGCATCAATACCCTTGAAGGCTGGAAGGCCTTCGGGAGCGACGGGAATTTTCTTCTGCTGCGGTTGCCTGTTCCGGAAGGTGAGGTTCGTTCTGCTGCGGAAGGGCGCTTTTGTTTCAAGTTTCTCGATCTGACGCCGGAAACAGGGGACGGGCGTTGCTGGATCAGGCTGACGATCGGCACAGAGGATGAAATGACTGAAGTTCTCCGTTTCTTTTCTTCACTGGGGAATAATCCGGAACGGTTCAGAAGCCGAGGAGGTGCCATTGATGGTCGAAAAATGGAAGGATAA
- a CDS encoding Lon protease family protein, with the protein MAKHSGGKQISLEQLRKKTDIRSLGFSTTEDLQPLQEFIGQKRAVSAISFGLEVESKGYNIFVLGNPGSGRTTYSLERLRSAAAKRAAPDDWVYVYNFDDPGQPLAINLPAGKGKALGAAFDELLEELKISISKAFEKSQYEDAKAQLVKEFQEEVNQLMEEVKAWAAEKEFSLKRTPQGFVNIPLTEEEGENGEKMKREIQQEEFEALSDEDQKSWQKKSEEVSQKTLDTLRKIRDLEKGLKERIVKLEAEICRNAITPYLQDVKEKFGTTEILCSWIDALTEDIIDNFSIFVAAAKDENADIDFTRYTVNVFVCNDPEHGSPVIWETNPTYYNLSGKVEYESRQGYLYTDFRKIVPGAFQKANGGFLVLDAEKVLLNFMSWEALKRVLRTGEANIENLGEQYGAVPVSSLRPQPLPIRLKVVMVGTPYLYALLQYYDPEFLKMFKIKADFDTDMLRTAETEQQMARFIATCLKRENGLPFDASGVAEVIDWSSRISDDQERISTEFNKITEVIVESSAWAKADGASLVTGRHVQKAVEEKKFRSNLIQERIARAYEDGVIRIDTSGEIVGQINGLSVVDLMDYRFGHPSRITANVYMGQEGVVNIEREVKLTGPIHNKGLLILTSYLGRKYAQDMPLSLSARITFEQMYGGIEGDSASSTELYCLLSALSGVPLKQGFAVTGSVDQFGNIQPIGGVNEKIEGFFQYCEHRGLTGEQGVIIPVQNVRHLMLEEKILEAVKDGMFGVFSVKTIDEGIELLTGVSPSTIHRKVKNRLKKWMKEGAKLKKKYKLEAEEDENDGEE; encoded by the coding sequence ATGGCAAAACACTCTGGAGGAAAACAGATTTCACTGGAACAGCTTCGAAAAAAAACAGATATCAGGTCTCTCGGCTTCAGCACAACGGAGGACCTTCAGCCCCTGCAGGAATTTATCGGCCAGAAACGGGCCGTTTCCGCCATTTCCTTCGGCCTGGAGGTGGAGAGCAAGGGCTACAACATTTTTGTCCTCGGCAACCCCGGCAGCGGCAGAACAACCTACTCTCTCGAGCGGCTAAGGTCGGCGGCAGCGAAACGAGCGGCCCCGGACGACTGGGTGTACGTTTATAACTTTGATGATCCTGGACAGCCGCTGGCGATAAACCTCCCGGCAGGGAAAGGAAAGGCTCTCGGCGCTGCCTTTGATGAACTTCTTGAAGAACTCAAGATCTCCATCAGCAAGGCCTTCGAGAAGAGCCAGTACGAAGACGCAAAGGCACAGCTGGTCAAAGAATTCCAGGAAGAGGTCAACCAGCTTATGGAAGAGGTGAAGGCCTGGGCTGCGGAAAAGGAATTCTCCCTGAAGAGGACTCCCCAGGGATTCGTCAATATTCCCCTCACCGAGGAGGAAGGCGAAAACGGGGAAAAAATGAAGCGGGAAATCCAGCAGGAGGAGTTCGAGGCCCTTTCCGACGAGGATCAGAAGTCCTGGCAGAAAAAATCGGAAGAAGTTTCCCAGAAAACCCTGGACACACTCAGGAAAATCCGTGACCTGGAGAAAGGGCTGAAGGAGCGTATCGTCAAGCTGGAGGCGGAAATATGCAGAAACGCCATAACCCCCTACCTCCAGGACGTGAAGGAGAAGTTCGGAACGACCGAGATCCTCTGTTCCTGGATTGACGCCCTGACGGAAGACATCATCGATAACTTCAGCATCTTCGTCGCCGCGGCGAAAGACGAAAACGCCGACATAGACTTCACCCGCTATACCGTAAACGTCTTTGTCTGCAACGACCCCGAGCACGGTTCTCCCGTCATATGGGAGACCAACCCGACATACTACAATCTCTCAGGAAAAGTTGAATACGAAAGCCGCCAGGGATATCTCTACACCGACTTCAGGAAGATCGTGCCCGGAGCCTTCCAGAAGGCAAACGGCGGATTTCTCGTTCTTGATGCGGAGAAAGTCCTTCTTAATTTCATGTCATGGGAAGCGCTCAAGCGGGTACTCAGGACGGGAGAGGCGAACATTGAAAACCTGGGCGAGCAGTACGGTGCGGTTCCCGTCTCCTCCCTGAGACCCCAGCCTCTTCCCATCCGACTCAAGGTCGTCATGGTGGGAACCCCCTACCTGTACGCCCTGCTTCAATATTACGATCCCGAGTTCCTGAAAATGTTCAAGATAAAGGCCGACTTCGACACGGACATGCTGAGGACCGCGGAGACGGAACAGCAGATGGCCCGGTTTATCGCCACCTGTCTGAAGCGGGAGAACGGACTGCCCTTCGACGCTTCCGGAGTTGCGGAAGTCATCGACTGGTCGAGCAGAATTTCCGACGACCAGGAAAGAATATCCACCGAGTTCAACAAAATAACAGAAGTCATCGTGGAGTCATCAGCGTGGGCAAAAGCGGACGGAGCCTCCCTCGTCACCGGCCGGCACGTGCAGAAGGCGGTGGAAGAGAAGAAGTTCCGTTCAAACCTGATCCAGGAACGGATCGCCAGGGCCTACGAGGACGGGGTCATCAGGATTGACACATCCGGGGAAATCGTCGGCCAGATCAACGGCCTCTCCGTGGTGGATCTCATGGACTATCGTTTCGGGCACCCCTCCCGGATAACCGCGAACGTCTACATGGGGCAGGAAGGCGTTGTCAACATCGAACGGGAAGTAAAGCTCACCGGGCCGATCCACAACAAGGGACTGCTCATCCTGACGAGTTACCTCGGAAGGAAATACGCCCAGGACATGCCCCTTTCCCTTTCCGCCCGCATAACCTTCGAACAGATGTACGGAGGCATCGAGGGAGACAGCGCCTCTTCAACGGAGCTGTACTGCCTTCTTTCCGCCCTTTCCGGTGTCCCCCTGAAGCAGGGATTCGCCGTGACCGGATCGGTGGATCAGTTCGGCAACATTCAGCCCATCGGCGGAGTCAACGAGAAAATCGAAGGATTTTTCCAGTACTGCGAACACCGCGGCCTCACCGGGGAGCAGGGCGTTATCATTCCGGTCCAGAACGTCCGCCATCTCATGCTCGAGGAAAAAATCCTGGAAGCGGTAAAGGACGGCATGTTCGGAGTGTTTTCCGTCAAGACCATTGACGAAGGCATCGAGCTCCTTACCGGCGTTTCTCCTTCCACCATCCACAGGAAAGTGAAAAACAGGCTCAAGAAATGGATGAAGGAAGGGGCCAAACTCAAGAAAAAGTACAAGCTCGAGGCGGAGGAAGACGAAAACGATGGCGAAGAGTAG
- the glpX gene encoding class II fructose-bisphosphatase, giving the protein MFAADRNLALELVRATEAAAMAAGRWMGRGDKNAVDGAAVNALRYILNTVSMSGVVVIGEGEKDEAPMLYNGEKLGAENAPEVDIAVDPIDGTRLTALGLAGAISVVAVSERGTMFNPKNIYYMNKLVVGPEAADVIDINLTPEENVARVAEAKGKALDDVTVVVLDRPRHEELKTRLRNVGARIKLIPDGDIGGALLTCKDRGGADLLMGIGGSPEAVITACAIKCLGGSMQCKLWPRNDEDIAESRKRGLDLDQVLTINDLVRGDNVFFAATGVTDGDFLKGVRYEGREIHTSSMVMRSRSGTIRFVDSIHMPKKLSELSKVSGIEYSTV; this is encoded by the coding sequence ATGTTTGCTGCTGACAGGAACCTTGCGCTCGAGCTGGTCAGGGCCACAGAAGCGGCCGCCATGGCAGCGGGACGATGGATGGGGCGGGGAGACAAGAACGCTGTTGACGGAGCGGCGGTAAACGCGCTCCGGTACATTCTCAACACGGTCAGCATGTCCGGTGTCGTTGTCATCGGAGAAGGAGAAAAGGATGAAGCCCCCATGCTCTACAACGGAGAGAAGCTTGGAGCGGAAAACGCCCCTGAAGTCGACATCGCCGTCGATCCCATAGACGGCACCAGACTGACCGCTCTCGGTCTTGCCGGAGCCATCAGCGTCGTCGCCGTTTCCGAACGGGGTACCATGTTCAACCCCAAGAACATTTACTACATGAACAAGCTCGTCGTCGGTCCCGAAGCGGCGGACGTCATAGACATCAACCTCACTCCCGAGGAAAACGTGGCCCGCGTGGCGGAGGCAAAGGGAAAGGCCCTGGATGATGTTACGGTAGTCGTCCTGGACCGCCCCCGCCACGAGGAACTGAAAACCCGGCTACGGAATGTGGGTGCCAGGATCAAGCTCATCCCCGACGGTGACATCGGCGGAGCTCTTCTCACATGCAAGGACCGCGGCGGAGCCGACCTCCTCATGGGCATCGGCGGGTCTCCGGAAGCAGTTATCACAGCCTGCGCCATCAAGTGCCTCGGAGGCAGCATGCAGTGCAAGCTCTGGCCGAGAAATGACGAGGATATAGCCGAAAGCAGGAAAAGAGGCCTCGATCTTGACCAGGTTCTCACCATCAACGACCTCGTCAGGGGGGACAACGTGTTCTTTGCCGCTACGGGCGTCACCGACGGAGATTTTTTGAAGGGCGTCCGTTACGAAGGTCGGGAAATTCATACAAGTTCCATGGTCATGAGATCACGAAGCGGCACTATCCGCTTCGTGGACAGCATCCACATGCCGAAGAAGCTGTCGGAACTCTCCAAGGTGAGCGGCATCGAATACAGCACGGTCTGA
- a CDS encoding cob(I)yrinic acid a,c-diamide adenosyltransferase translates to MSLLDFGLIHVYMGEGKGKTTSALGLVVRMTGCGGKTAFIQFMKGWLYSEVRGLSFLPGVKLIQTGRPDYIYPGQIDPVDFAEAEKGLQAARQVLLSGCYDLVILDEINVALSFGLVPLAEVLELLKRKPLHVEVVLTGRNPPTELIEIADLVTDMAEVKHPYRKGILARKGIDC, encoded by the coding sequence ATGTCGCTTTTGGACTTCGGTCTCATTCATGTTTATATGGGTGAAGGCAAAGGTAAAACAACAAGTGCCCTGGGACTCGTGGTTCGCATGACCGGATGCGGCGGAAAGACCGCTTTTATCCAGTTCATGAAAGGATGGCTCTACAGCGAAGTCCGGGGGCTCTCATTTCTTCCCGGAGTCAAGCTCATCCAAACGGGCCGTCCTGATTACATCTATCCCGGGCAAATTGACCCCGTTGATTTCGCCGAAGCGGAAAAAGGACTGCAGGCGGCCCGGCAGGTCCTTCTCTCCGGATGTTATGATCTTGTCATTCTGGACGAAATCAACGTAGCCCTCTCATTCGGCCTGGTACCCCTTGCGGAAGTCCTCGAACTCCTGAAACGAAAACCGCTCCACGTGGAAGTGGTGCTCACGGGGAGGAATCCTCCGACCGAGCTGATAGAAATAGCTGACCTTGTGACAGACATGGCCGAGGTGAAACATCCCTACAGGAAGGGAATTCTGGCCAGAAAGGGAATCGACTGCTGA
- the hypF gene encoding carbamoyltransferase HypF, with protein sequence MLFHRKILVSGIVQGVGFRPFCARLAEKLGLAGSVRNTSGGVEVELTGEPEVLDRYLHALSTENPPASVITSAVVLEDRRAEDSGETAFRILESKKEEELSVLIPPDLAVCDDCVSEMRDPSDRRYRYPFINCTNCGPRYTIIRDLPYDRPKTAMAPFAMCPSCSREYHDSFDRRFHAQPNACFDCGPSVWLADGGGTVLCRGDEAVRECSAFLEEGRIVAVKGIGGFHIACTPFSDETVTLLRQRKGRKDKPFAVMASSMEEAERMAYIPGSARDLLLSPRKPIVLCCRRTKYPLSELVAPGQKTVGLLLPYSPLHLLILEEKKALIMTSANFSDEPIVSSNEKALSALAGIADFFLLHDREIYMAIDDSVAAPLGRSYFLLRRARGYTPAPMAIQEDTPVILGAGAEMKSTFCVSKGNLVFPGQYLGDMKQRETAAYFGRAMKHFMTLYGLSPEYLVHDLHPQFLSTAAALMNLPSFEGERLAVQHHHAHLAACLLENGVRGPAIGAIFDGTGYGPDGTVWGGEFLVGDCSGFSRKGHFHPSRLPGGDAAVMEPWRYGLSLLAETMGPETALPLGEKLWPARKAVIRQVLSVLRISPLTTSCGRFFDGVSALLGLAEKITFDGQAAMALEGIAEGGRISAPFTVENREGHLILDWRPAVRWLMENRGTMRKELIAGAMHTGLAHGVAEVCCRLAEDTGIRDVALSGGVWQNRRLTATVKKLLVKRGLNPLLHRLVPPNDECVSVGQVAIGAEKWKKK encoded by the coding sequence ATGCTTTTCCACAGAAAGATTCTCGTCTCCGGCATCGTTCAGGGTGTCGGATTTCGTCCTTTTTGCGCCCGACTGGCAGAAAAACTTGGTCTTGCCGGATCGGTCAGAAATACGTCGGGAGGAGTTGAAGTCGAGCTCACCGGTGAACCTGAGGTCCTGGACAGGTATCTCCACGCTCTTTCCACAGAGAATCCCCCGGCTTCCGTAATTACTTCGGCCGTTGTTCTCGAGGACCGCCGGGCGGAGGATTCGGGGGAAACGGCTTTCAGGATTCTCGAGAGCAAAAAGGAAGAAGAGCTGTCTGTGCTCATCCCGCCGGATCTTGCTGTCTGCGATGACTGCGTGTCAGAGATGCGGGACCCGTCCGACAGGAGATACCGGTATCCTTTTATTAACTGCACGAACTGCGGCCCCAGGTACACGATCATACGGGACCTCCCCTACGACCGGCCGAAGACGGCCATGGCCCCGTTTGCCATGTGTCCTTCCTGCAGCAGAGAATATCATGACTCTTTTGACAGGAGGTTCCATGCGCAGCCCAACGCCTGTTTCGACTGTGGTCCTTCGGTATGGCTGGCCGACGGCGGAGGGACCGTTCTCTGCCGCGGAGACGAAGCGGTCAGGGAATGCTCGGCCTTTCTCGAAGAGGGACGGATTGTAGCTGTTAAAGGCATCGGAGGGTTTCACATTGCATGCACGCCCTTCAGCGATGAGACAGTGACACTGCTGCGGCAGAGAAAAGGGAGAAAAGACAAGCCGTTTGCGGTTATGGCTTCTTCCATGGAAGAGGCGGAGAGGATGGCATATATCCCTGGAAGTGCCAGGGATCTGCTTCTTTCTCCGAGAAAGCCCATTGTTCTCTGCTGCCGGAGAACGAAATATCCCCTTTCGGAACTTGTGGCGCCGGGCCAGAAAACGGTGGGGCTGCTCCTCCCCTATTCACCTCTTCACCTGCTGATCCTTGAAGAAAAAAAAGCCCTGATCATGACCAGTGCGAATTTTTCCGATGAACCCATCGTTTCCTCGAACGAAAAAGCCCTCTCCGCCCTTGCGGGGATTGCAGACTTTTTTTTGCTCCATGACAGGGAAATTTATATGGCCATCGATGATTCGGTAGCCGCTCCCCTGGGACGGTCATACTTCCTTCTCCGGAGAGCGAGAGGGTATACACCCGCCCCCATGGCCATCCAGGAAGATACGCCGGTCATTCTCGGAGCGGGAGCGGAAATGAAGTCCACATTCTGCGTTTCAAAAGGAAACCTCGTTTTCCCGGGGCAATACCTTGGAGACATGAAACAGCGGGAAACGGCAGCCTATTTCGGCCGGGCGATGAAACACTTCATGACGTTGTACGGCCTCAGCCCGGAATACCTTGTCCATGATCTTCATCCCCAGTTCCTTTCCACCGCTGCCGCCCTGATGAACCTTCCTTCCTTTGAGGGAGAAAGATTGGCAGTACAGCATCATCACGCCCACCTCGCTGCATGCCTGCTTGAAAACGGCGTCAGGGGCCCTGCCATAGGGGCGATTTTTGACGGCACCGGATATGGTCCGGACGGAACCGTCTGGGGCGGAGAATTTCTTGTGGGGGATTGTTCGGGTTTCTCCAGGAAAGGGCACTTCCATCCTTCCCGCCTTCCCGGAGGTGATGCCGCCGTGATGGAGCCCTGGCGGTACGGGCTTTCACTTCTCGCCGAGACCATGGGACCAGAAACGGCACTGCCGCTGGGGGAGAAACTCTGGCCGGCCAGAAAAGCAGTGATCCGTCAGGTTCTTTCCGTTCTCCGGATCTCGCCGCTCACGACCTCCTGCGGAAGATTCTTTGACGGCGTTTCCGCCCTTCTGGGACTTGCGGAAAAAATCACCTTCGACGGGCAGGCTGCCATGGCTCTTGAAGGGATTGCGGAGGGAGGTCGGATCAGTGCTCCTTTTACTGTTGAAAACCGGGAAGGACACTTGATACTTGACTGGAGGCCCGCCGTCCGCTGGTTGATGGAAAATCGAGGCACCATGAGGAAGGAACTTATCGCGGGAGCGATGCACACAGGGCTTGCCCATGGGGTTGCCGAAGTCTGCTGCCGTTTGGCGGAAGACACAGGGATACGGGATGTGGCTCTTTCGGGAGGCGTCTGGCAGAACAGGAGACTGACGGCAACGGTAAAAAAACTCCTCGTGAAGAGGGGACTCAATCCCCTGCTCCACAGGCTTGTTCCGCCCAACGACGAGTGCGTTTCCGTCGGCCAGGTGGCCATCGGGGCTGAAAAGTGGAAAAAGAAATAA